ATAAATTGAGCAAATCATCTTTCAGGTCAACAAATTGATACTGAACTCCGATGTCAAAATTTTCGCCAAGGCGATAGTAACCATTGGCGACAAAAGTCATGGCAGAAGTCTGTCTTGTCAAATCAGGGAAAGTTTTATAGCCAAGTCCGAGGGAGAAATAAGCCGTGGGGCGCTCCAATTTGCGATAGACAAGCCGCAGGGAGCTAAAATGGCTCACAGATTTGGCTCGTGCCATATCCTGAAATGAATTCAGTTCTTTAATTTCATCAAATCCCAGATTGTAGATGGTCTGATGTCGAAAATCTACAAAATAAACCGGATCAGGATAAATGTTAAAAATGGCGGAAACAATGATATTCTTCAACGCCTTATCAAAACCGGAATAGCCGGGACGGTCGGTGAGAAAATTGTTCCAGCCGATTCCCAGTTGCGCAATGATATTTCTGTTGAAACGCTGCACTTCAGGAACGCGATATTCGATGGTTCCGCCAATGGCATTGAGCGAAAAATCTTCTTCGCTTGTTGCCGGCGGAATCGGCGTTTCCGTAAAATGTTCGCCGTGCACTGTGAGAAAAAGTCGCTGCTTGACGATAATTCCGGCTTCAGCGACATTGCCAAATTGACTTTCTTCCGTGTTTTCTCCGGAAGAAAAAGGATTGAGCACATCAGTAAATTCAATAGCATCGTCATCGCGCAAAGTGGGAAATTCAATCAGACTGCTGCGCACGCGCGTCCTGCCGATTCGGAAAATTGAATACTGATTTTCCAGTTGGAAGTGAATTTGGTGAAAAAATACCTGTCCCAGATCAGAATCCGCATCGGGAAATTGAAATCCAATCACAAAGCGGCTGCGGTAGTCGTTATACAATTTCTGCCGTAATCCCAGCAAAATGCCGGTATCGGAAAAATCATTGATAGCAGAACTTTTATCGCCATAAACAACTCCGCTTCGTTGATAAGTGTTGAAAGACATCACGCCTCTGCCAGCCAATTGAATTGCGGGCGTCACCTGGGCGAAGACATCGACCGATACAATGAGCAAAATAAGTATCGGCAAATAATATTTTAAATTTGAATGTATTTTCATTTTACCTTACTCCTTGCAAAGATTGAAAATTTGAATTTGAAATTTTTGACCAGATCGTTTTCGCGCTTCTATTCATCCAAAGCAACTTTTGGCAGGAGATTCATCTTTCCTTTTTTCATCTTCATGCCTTTCATTTTTCCGACCATACGCTCTTCCACGGGCAGATCTTCGTAAATCAGCGCTAACAAATTTCCGCCGGGATAGAGTCCGTTATTAGTTACGCGGCGCGTGTCGTGGTCGTGAAATGTCCAGATACCCGGATTGTTGCCTTCGATGATGATATCCAGCGTTTTTCCCGGACTCAAACGAATGGTGTTCATCTGCCAGGGTTGTGGAACAGGCACGCCGTCATCCGCCACCTGCCAGAAATCATGACCGTGCAAATGCAAAAAGTGTTCTTCAGTGCCGGCATTAATCAGTCGCACGCGAATTGTTTCGTCCTTTTTAATGAACAAGTTCGGCGTGCTGGGATAAGATTTCCCGTTTACTGTGAACCAGTTCGGCTGCGGTAATTCCGCTTGAGAACGACGATTTGTCACGTAAGGCGGCTGGTAACCATTGGCAATGGCTTGTTCCAATTCTTCTTTGCTGTCAAATAAAGCAAACCGCTCTTTGTCAAAACGGCCGTTTTTCATCAAATACATGCGCTCTTTCATGCGTTCAAGCATGGCATTTAATTCGCTGCGCAGAAAATTGACATCATGAGCCGAATAAACGAGCGTGTATTCGCGGGAGTAAGAATATTTCTTTTTAATGGGATCATCCGGATCGTCGATGATAAAAGCGCCGAACATTCCGGATTGCATGTGTAGCAGTGTCCCCCAATGGCAGTGATAAAAATGTGTGCCTGCCGGCTTTGCCTCAAACTCGTAAATAAATTCCTGCCCTGGCATCACTGGCATTTGTGTGACATAAGGAACGCCGTCCATTCGCCACGGCACATATAAACCGTGCCAGTGGATGGTATGATTGAGTTCAGTTTTATTTTTAAATTTCACGCGAACCTTATCGCCGACATTTACTCGAATCTCTGGTCCCGGAACTTGATCATTAAAAGCCAGCGTGTGAATTTTCATCCCTGGCGCCAATTCATGATGCACAATGTCAATCCATAATTCGTATTCTTTGACTCCGTTCACAATTTTGGGCTTCAGGGGTTCA
This is a stretch of genomic DNA from Calditrichota bacterium. It encodes these proteins:
- a CDS encoding multicopper oxidase domain-containing protein; this translates as MNRRDFLKSGSALAALPLLSTEALFAHAASAGAKAISDEPLKPKIVNGVKEYELWIDIVHHELAPGMKIHTLAFNDQVPGPEIRVNVGDKVRVKFKNKTELNHTIHWHGLYVPWRMDGVPYVTQMPVMPGQEFIYEFEAKPAGTHFYHCHWGTLLHMQSGMFGAFIIDDPDDPIKKKYSYSREYTLVYSAHDVNFLRSELNAMLERMKERMYLMKNGRFDKERFALFDSKEELEQAIANGYQPPYVTNRRSQAELPQPNWFTVNGKSYPSTPNLFIKKDETIRVRLINAGTEEHFLHLHGHDFWQVADDGVPVPQPWQMNTIRLSPGKTLDIIIEGNNPGIWTFHDHDTRRVTNNGLYPGGNLLALIYEDLPVEERMVGKMKGMKMKKGKMNLLPKVALDE